Proteins from a genomic interval of Sebaldella sp. S0638:
- a CDS encoding YitT family protein: protein MEIKNILISLLFYLLSAFGISLTIKSNIGVSSFNSFNVALSNITSIKVGTITTIINLVFLIFCVLLNPENRIKNYLLMFIALVFFGVIINIFLYTLFESIIFKNYFLRIITFIVGTFFAGMGTGKILKLGIFKFPIEYFCILLSDKTSKPFKFYRYSIDITCVLISIFISLNFKLPVFVREGTIISLLMLSGIISWSKNQ, encoded by the coding sequence ATGGAAATTAAAAATATACTTATTTCTTTGCTGTTTTACTTACTCAGTGCTTTCGGTATCAGTTTAACTATTAAATCTAATATTGGCGTGAGTAGTTTCAATTCTTTCAATGTTGCATTATCAAATATTACTTCTATAAAGGTTGGAACTATCACAACCATAATTAATTTGGTCTTTTTAATTTTTTGTGTTTTATTAAATCCAGAAAACAGAATTAAAAATTATTTGTTGATGTTTATTGCTCTTGTCTTTTTTGGAGTGATAATCAATATATTTTTATACACTTTATTTGAAAGTATTATTTTTAAAAATTATTTTTTAAGAATTATTACTTTTATTGTAGGAACGTTTTTTGCCGGTATGGGAACTGGTAAAATTTTAAAATTAGGTATTTTTAAGTTTCCAATAGAATATTTTTGTATTTTACTTTCTGATAAAACATCAAAACCATTCAAATTTTATCGTTATTCTATTGATATCACCTGTGTTCTGATTTCTATATTTATATCATTGAATTTCAAGCTTCCGGTATTCGTTCGCGAAGGTACTATAATTAGTTTATTAATGTTATCAGGAATTATCTCATGGTCCAAGAATCAGTAA